One part of the Chryseobacterium sp. 7 genome encodes these proteins:
- the mgtE gene encoding magnesium transporter yields MNSRDELIFNPADIAETLSELHADERLLAFLKVPKEYKAEVFSHLDPDFQEDTIRSIGSDEVSEILNAMTPDDRTALFEDFPDELIKYSINHLNPQERRIALKLLGYNSDSIARLMTPYYIQIRKEWTVKRCLQQIKKVGKRVETMNYLYVVDERNRLIDDLAIGTLLLEEEDTLVSDITDNHFVAITTTTSKEDAVTYFEKYDRGALPIITEAGVLVGIVTIDDILDQIEQQNTEDIQKFGGLEALDLPYIQTSWTEMIKKRATWLIILFVSEMLTASAMGYFDKEIEKAVVLALFVPLIISSGGNSGSQAATLIIRAMALQEISLKDWWYVMKKEIISGLCLGAILGVIGFIRIMLWQQIGLFDYGQYWVYVGLSVSVSLIAIVLWGTLSGSMIPFVLKKLNLDPATSSAPFVATLVDVTGLIIYFTVAGLFLTGKLL; encoded by the coding sequence TTGAATTCTAGAGACGAACTTATCTTCAACCCTGCCGATATTGCCGAAACTCTCAGCGAACTTCATGCTGATGAGAGGCTTCTCGCATTCCTGAAGGTTCCGAAAGAGTACAAAGCAGAAGTTTTTTCACATCTTGATCCTGACTTTCAAGAGGATACCATCAGAAGTATCGGAAGCGATGAAGTTTCTGAGATTCTGAACGCCATGACTCCAGATGACAGAACGGCTCTGTTTGAAGACTTTCCGGATGAGCTTATCAAGTATTCCATCAACCACCTGAATCCACAGGAAAGGAGAATTGCTTTAAAGCTTCTTGGATACAATTCAGACTCTATTGCCCGTCTGATGACTCCTTATTATATTCAGATCCGTAAGGAATGGACGGTAAAAAGATGTCTTCAGCAGATTAAAAAGGTAGGAAAAAGAGTGGAAACCATGAACTACCTGTATGTAGTGGATGAAAGAAACCGTCTGATTGATGACCTTGCTATCGGAACTTTACTCTTAGAAGAGGAAGATACACTTGTTTCTGATATTACAGACAATCATTTCGTGGCTATTACTACCACTACTTCCAAAGAAGATGCGGTGACGTATTTTGAGAAGTATGACCGTGGCGCTCTTCCAATTATTACGGAAGCGGGTGTCCTGGTAGGTATCGTGACGATAGATGACATTCTTGACCAGATAGAACAACAAAATACGGAAGATATTCAAAAGTTTGGGGGATTGGAAGCATTAGACCTTCCCTACATCCAGACTTCATGGACAGAAATGATCAAAAAAAGGGCGACCTGGCTGATCATTTTATTTGTTTCTGAAATGCTGACGGCTTCCGCAATGGGATATTTTGATAAAGAAATTGAAAAAGCGGTTGTTCTTGCCTTATTTGTTCCACTAATTATTTCCAGTGGAGGAAATTCCGGATCTCAGGCTGCCACTTTGATTATCCGTGCGATGGCACTTCAGGAAATTAGTCTGAAGGACTGGTGGTACGTTATGAAAAAAGAAATTATCTCAGGACTATGTCTTGGGGCAATTTTGGGAGTTATCGGGTTTATCAGAATCATGCTTTGGCAGCAGATAGGTCTTTTTGATTATGGCCAGTATTGGGTTTACGTAGGACTGAGTGTTTCTGTTTCTTTGATTGCCATTGTACTGTGGGGAACATTATCCGGTTCTATGATTCCGTTTGTTTT
- a CDS encoding bacteriocin-like protein codes for MKNLKKLSRESAKQINGGIGPFRCSITRPCSVGYCCNGECLDHDCMIEP; via the coding sequence ATGAAAAACCTGAAAAAACTCAGCAGAGAATCTGCCAAACAAATCAATGGCGGCATCGGCCCTTTCAGATGCAGCATAACAAGACCTTGCTCCGTAGGATATTGCTGTAACGGAGAATGCCTGGATCACGATTGTATGATAGAACCTTAA
- a CDS encoding bacteriocin-like protein, whose translation MKNLKKLSRQVQKEIKGSGPFKRCTEHYECPGGSCCHNICVVNPCPLE comes from the coding sequence ATGAAAAATCTAAAAAAATTGAGCAGACAAGTACAAAAGGAAATCAAGGGCAGCGGGCCCTTCAAAAGATGTACAGAACATTACGAATGTCCGGGCGGATCATGCTGCCACAACATCTGTGTTGTTAATCCATGTCCCCTGGAATAA
- a CDS encoding bacteriocin-like protein: MKNLKKLSREKAKQINGGSIERCSETRPCSVGWCCFGTCSPFICIE; encoded by the coding sequence ATGAAAAATTTAAAGAAACTCAGCAGAGAAAAAGCAAAGCAGATCAATGGCGGATCTATTGAAAGATGCAGTGAAACAAGACCATGTTCCGTTGGATGGTGCTGTTTTGGAACCTGTTCACCTTTCATTTGTATTGAATAA
- a CDS encoding pyruvate decarboxylase, producing MKKIIFFTAVTTFLFIGLTSVKAQKNADDKIKKVLYFNPEVEPDIDEIKDPTNNAFFDAVTDNFSGRKNKMLRAEVQVPFDSIDKQTIVDYCLNNDADFAIVSKVRYFKVGFGKYVFSNQVVVSMKLFGADGNLVTETDHDTYRKNMRLLGSTTNSVKIGTEGAIKGIIKKLRKLKPTEAEL from the coding sequence ATGAAAAAAATTATATTCTTTACAGCGGTTACTACTTTTTTATTCATCGGACTTACTTCGGTAAAAGCCCAGAAGAATGCTGATGATAAAATAAAAAAAGTTCTCTATTTCAATCCCGAGGTAGAGCCTGATATTGACGAAATAAAAGACCCAACCAACAACGCTTTCTTTGATGCCGTTACTGACAACTTCAGCGGCAGAAAAAATAAAATGCTCCGTGCCGAAGTTCAGGTTCCCTTTGACAGTATAGACAAACAGACTATTGTAGATTACTGCCTCAACAATGATGCAGATTTTGCCATTGTTTCCAAAGTGAGATATTTCAAAGTAGGATTCGGAAAATACGTTTTCTCCAATCAGGTGGTTGTGAGTATGAAACTTTTTGGAGCTGACGGAAACCTTGTCACCGAAACAGACCACGACACTTACCGAAAAAATATGCGTTTGCTGGGCTCTACGACCAATTCCGTTAAAATAGGAACAGAAGGAGCGATCAAGGGAATCATTAAAAAACTGAGAAAGCTGAAGCCAACAGAGGCAGAGCTGTGA
- the rpsO gene encoding 30S ribosomal protein S15 gives MYLTTDKKQEIFAKHGKSAQDTGSAEGQIALFTFRINHLSQHLKANRHDFNTERSLVKLVGKRKSLLDYLKNKDIARYRAIIAELGLRK, from the coding sequence ATGTACTTAACAACAGACAAAAAGCAGGAAATTTTCGCAAAACACGGAAAATCTGCACAAGACACAGGGAGTGCTGAAGGACAAATCGCTCTTTTCACTTTCAGAATCAATCACTTATCTCAACACCTAAAGGCTAACCGTCACGATTTCAACACAGAGAGATCTCTAGTGAAATTGGTAGGTAAGAGAAAAAGTTTATTAGATTACCTTAAAAACAAAGATATCGCAAGATATAGAGCAATTATTGCTGAACTAGGTTTAAGAAAATAA
- a CDS encoding DUF4260 domain-containing protein, giving the protein MKIQLKLEYAAFLLLGAYAFAQTGYSWWWFAGLFFAPDISMLGYTVNSKAGAFFYNLFHHFGVAIIVYFVGTALSLPYLQMIGAILFSHSAFDRVLGYGLKYPDSFQNTHLGKIGKKAE; this is encoded by the coding sequence ATGAAAATACAGTTAAAGCTTGAATATGCAGCATTTTTATTGTTAGGAGCATATGCTTTTGCACAAACGGGATATTCCTGGTGGTGGTTTGCCGGACTTTTCTTTGCACCGGACATCTCCATGTTGGGTTATACTGTGAATAGTAAAGCAGGAGCATTCTTTTACAATCTCTTCCATCATTTCGGAGTAGCCATTATTGTTTATTTTGTGGGAACCGCTTTATCTCTCCCTTATTTACAGATGATTGGAGCTATTTTATTTTCCCATTCTGCTTTTGACAGGGTTCTGGGATATGGATTGAAGTATCCGGATAGTTTTCAGAATACACATTTGGGAAAGATTGGGAAGAAGGCAGAATAA
- a CDS encoding MFS transporter: MLFGIFLAAFGCVLFYPAATFSYYPLFLGALFILGLGFTVLQITANAYVSLLGSEDSASSRLNMTQAFNAFGTTIAPVLGGHLIFEFFSSPDGSFSAVATRIPYLIFAGILLLVALLISRVKLPSFQMSEEEVIKGWGALEFSHLKFGVFAMFCYVGGEVAVGSFIISFLEQPQIMGFNEIISKNYLSLYWGGAMIGRFLGAISLNQSLSQSKKALYMLGAAAAVFLVIFSIVNLTFSQISFFIVFIILNFIAFFVGKAAPARTLSIFAAINVVLLISAMVNHGEMAMYSILGIGIFNSIMFSNIYTLAISGLGKYTSQGSSLVVMAILGGAIVPIFQGYLADQFGVQHSFIIPVFCYLVILIFGAYCTKYLGHVETTEAKSGH; this comes from the coding sequence ATTCTGTTCGGAATCTTTCTGGCAGCTTTTGGCTGCGTTCTGTTTTATCCGGCAGCTACGTTTTCATATTACCCTCTGTTTCTGGGCGCTTTATTTATTTTAGGACTGGGATTTACGGTATTACAGATTACAGCTAACGCCTATGTTTCATTGTTGGGAAGTGAAGATTCTGCATCCAGCCGACTGAATATGACCCAGGCATTCAATGCATTCGGAACAACAATTGCTCCGGTACTTGGGGGGCACCTTATTTTTGAATTTTTCTCTTCTCCGGACGGATCATTCAGTGCGGTAGCAACAAGAATTCCTTACCTTATTTTTGCGGGTATCCTTTTATTGGTTGCTTTATTAATTTCCAGAGTGAAGCTTCCTTCATTCCAGATGAGTGAAGAAGAAGTGATAAAAGGATGGGGAGCACTTGAATTCAGCCACCTGAAATTTGGGGTATTTGCTATGTTTTGCTATGTAGGTGGAGAAGTTGCCGTAGGAAGCTTTATCATCAGTTTCCTTGAGCAGCCACAGATTATGGGCTTTAATGAGATCATCAGTAAAAATTACCTTTCCCTGTATTGGGGAGGTGCAATGATTGGCCGCTTTCTTGGTGCTATCTCTCTAAACCAGTCTTTAAGCCAGAGTAAAAAAGCACTTTATATGCTGGGAGCAGCTGCAGCAGTTTTCCTTGTGATTTTCAGCATTGTCAATCTTACTTTCAGTCAGATCAGCTTTTTTATTGTGTTTATCATACTTAACTTCATTGCGTTTTTCGTTGGTAAAGCGGCTCCGGCAAGAACATTATCCATCTTTGCAGCAATCAATGTTGTATTATTAATTTCTGCTATGGTGAATCATGGAGAAATGGCGATGTACAGCATTTTAGGAATCGGAATTTTCAACTCTATTATGTTCTCCAATATTTATACACTGGCTATTTCAGGACTTGGAAAATATACCAGCCAGGGATCTTCTTTAGTGGTAATGGCTATTCTGGGAGGAGCTATTGTTCCTATTTTCCAGGGATATCTTGCGGATCAGTTCGGAGTACAGCATTCGTTTATTATTCCTGTATTCTGTTATCTGGTTATTCTGATCTTTGGAGCTTACTGCACCAAATATCTGGGTCATGTAGAAACTACAGAAGCTAAGTCAGGACATTAA
- a CDS encoding polyribonucleotide nucleotidyltransferase produces MSIPQAFTEMITLADGREITIETGKLAKQADGSVVVKMGGTMLLATVVANKEANPGVDFLPLTVDYREKFYAGGRIPGNFFRREARPSDQEILTMRLVDRVLRPLFPEDFHAEVQVMISLISYDGKTIPDDLAGLAASAAIAITDIPFNGPMSEVRVVRFDGVLSINPSYEELKNSELDIMVGATKDSIVMVEGEMKEISEQEMLEAINFGHAEIKKQIEAQERLAEKVGKAFPKREYSHETHDEEIREKVWKETYDKVYEVARTPSGKEERGEKFKAVREEFLAQYAENEEELERVTPFVKVYYHDVEKEAMRQMILEDNIRLDGRDPQTIRPIWSEIDYLPGAHGSAVFTRGETQSLTAVTLGSVKDANMVDSVITQHDEKFFLHYNFPPFSTGEARPLRGTSRREVGHGNLAQRALQAVIPEENPYTIRIVSDILESNGSSSMATVCAGTLALMDAGVQITKPVSGIAMGLITDAKSGKFTVLSDILGDEDHLGDMDFKVTGTADGITACQMDIKIQGLSMDIMEKALMQARDGRLHILNKITETISEPRADVKPHAPKMVVMEIPKDFIGAVIGPGGKIIQQMQKDTDTVIAIEELGEIGRIEIAGTDREKINAAVARINEITFVPVIGEVYKGKVVKVMDFGAFVAIAKGTEGLLHISEIEWARLDKVPYAEGDEVEVKFMGYDDRKKMKLSRKVLLPRPPRPEGQGRPEGQRRPEGQGRPEGQRRPEGQKPQGERPVENETPSNEA; encoded by the coding sequence ATGAGTATACCTCAAGCGTTTACAGAAATGATTACTCTTGCAGATGGCAGAGAAATCACTATTGAAACAGGGAAGTTGGCTAAGCAGGCTGACGGATCTGTGGTAGTAAAAATGGGCGGAACAATGCTTTTAGCAACTGTTGTAGCCAATAAAGAAGCAAATCCTGGTGTAGATTTTTTACCATTAACAGTTGATTATAGAGAAAAATTCTATGCAGGTGGAAGAATTCCTGGAAACTTCTTCCGTAGAGAAGCAAGACCTTCTGATCAGGAAATTCTAACGATGCGTTTGGTGGACAGAGTTTTACGTCCGCTTTTCCCAGAAGATTTCCATGCTGAAGTTCAGGTGATGATTTCATTAATTTCTTATGACGGAAAAACAATTCCTGATGATTTAGCTGGTTTGGCAGCTTCTGCAGCCATTGCTATTACTGATATCCCTTTCAACGGACCAATGTCTGAAGTAAGAGTTGTAAGATTTGACGGAGTACTTTCTATCAACCCAAGCTACGAAGAATTGAAAAATTCTGAGTTAGACATCATGGTGGGAGCTACTAAAGACTCCATCGTAATGGTAGAAGGAGAAATGAAAGAAATTTCTGAGCAGGAAATGTTAGAAGCTATTAATTTTGGTCATGCTGAAATTAAAAAGCAAATTGAAGCTCAAGAAAGATTAGCAGAAAAAGTAGGAAAAGCTTTTCCTAAGAGAGAATATTCTCACGAAACTCATGACGAAGAAATTCGTGAAAAAGTTTGGAAAGAAACTTACGATAAAGTATATGAAGTAGCAAGAACTCCATCTGGAAAAGAGGAGAGAGGTGAGAAATTCAAAGCGGTTCGTGAAGAATTTTTAGCTCAATATGCTGAAAACGAAGAAGAACTGGAAAGAGTAACTCCTTTCGTAAAAGTATATTATCATGATGTAGAGAAAGAAGCAATGCGTCAGATGATCCTTGAAGACAATATCCGTCTTGATGGCCGTGATCCTCAAACGATCCGTCCAATCTGGTCAGAAATTGATTACCTTCCGGGAGCTCACGGTTCTGCAGTCTTTACAAGAGGTGAAACTCAGTCTTTAACAGCCGTAACTTTAGGTTCTGTAAAGGATGCCAACATGGTAGACAGCGTAATCACGCAGCATGATGAGAAATTCTTCTTACATTATAACTTCCCTCCATTCTCTACAGGTGAAGCAAGACCTTTAAGAGGAACTTCAAGAAGAGAAGTAGGACACGGTAACCTTGCTCAGAGAGCATTACAGGCCGTTATTCCTGAAGAAAATCCATATACCATCAGAATTGTTTCTGACATCCTTGAATCAAACGGATCGTCTTCAATGGCAACAGTTTGTGCAGGAACACTGGCATTAATGGATGCTGGAGTACAGATTACAAAACCTGTTTCCGGTATTGCAATGGGATTGATTACAGATGCAAAATCAGGTAAATTTACCGTACTTTCTGATATCTTAGGAGATGAAGATCACCTTGGGGATATGGACTTTAAAGTAACAGGTACTGCAGATGGTATTACAGCTTGTCAGATGGATATTAAAATCCAGGGACTTTCTATGGATATCATGGAGAAAGCTTTGATGCAGGCTAGAGACGGAAGATTACACATCTTAAATAAAATCACTGAAACAATCTCTGAACCAAGAGCAGATGTGAAGCCTCACGCTCCGAAAATGGTGGTTATGGAGATTCCAAAAGACTTCATTGGTGCTGTAATCGGGCCTGGAGGAAAAATTATCCAGCAGATGCAGAAAGATACGGATACCGTTATTGCTATTGAAGAATTAGGTGAGATCGGACGTATTGAGATTGCAGGAACAGACAGAGAGAAAATCAATGCTGCTGTTGCAAGAATTAACGAAATTACTTTCGTACCGGTGATTGGTGAAGTATACAAAGGTAAAGTAGTGAAAGTAATGGACTTTGGTGCATTCGTAGCGATTGCTAAAGGAACAGAAGGACTTCTTCATATTTCTGAAATTGAATGGGCTCGTCTAGACAAAGTTCCTTATGCAGAAGGTGATGAAGTAGAAGTGAAGTTCATGGGTTACGATGACCGTAAGAAAATGAAACTTTCCCGTAAAGTTCTTTTACCAAGACCTCCAAGACCAGAAGGACAAGGTAGACCAGAAGGTCAGAGAAGACCGGAAGGACAAGGAAGACCTGAGGGACAAAGAAGACCTGAAGGACAAAAACCACAAGGTGAAAGACCAGTGGAAAACGAAACTCCTTCTAACGAAGCTTAA
- a CDS encoding TonB-dependent receptor codes for MTRIFLLLFVWVLILFNSRFSAQQTVQSLSLSGNIQSGKAEQMEINLFNAEQKLIKTEIADSNGKFNFNDLKEGTYQLKINKNGTEVYHSDNISLTENKVLNPIDLNVKSIEGVTITKTKPLIERQDGKMIMNVENSIASTGNSAFEVLEKAPGVNIDNNDNISLRGKGNLLIQIDGKNTPMTGSDLANYLKGIPSSTIDKIEFITNPSSKYDAAGSAIINIKLKKDQRKGTNGSISTSLGTGKYVKNNNSFSINHRNKKINIFGNYSFAYREAYNGLVLDRNFYEDNNFKKAYVQDNYLRFKFNSHVAKAGMDYYLNDKNVLGFSVGLVSNKFNVNGDNSNVTLGSSYLPESSFTTVNRSNDRWTNLSFNLNHKYTIDSLGSDISTDFDYINYANTSLQSFDTRTHEIATGTDNLDIIKGDMDGKLNIYSLKSDLTKNFSNDWKLESGVKTSFVKTDNDLKFFNASSGILIPDLSKTNHFIYEENINAVYGNVSKKWEKFKATGGLRLENTNVKGTQITTNQINKRNYTQLFPSAVLSYDLTDKSNLEINFSRRITRPSYNQLNPFKFYLDPTTFRAGNPDLNPQITMNYELTYSLSNKYFATLSYSKTSDNITDILKPVTENGQVVTVQTIENLSSASYFGLNLIAPIKVTKWWDMNNSANFYYGSYTGNVSGTQINNKGNFTFSINSINSFKLGNGFTAELTGNYKAREVYAYLNMSPNWYLNIGAQKKFKNNSVLKLAFTDVFFTSNIKGQTVYNDYIENFAVKRDTRVATVSYTYNFGSSKNGQPRKTGGAEDLKQRIGT; via the coding sequence ATGACCAGAATATTTTTACTCTTATTCGTCTGGGTGCTGATCCTGTTTAACAGTAGATTTTCGGCTCAGCAGACTGTACAAAGTTTGTCTTTGTCGGGAAATATACAATCCGGCAAAGCAGAGCAGATGGAGATCAACCTCTTTAATGCTGAACAGAAATTGATCAAAACAGAAATTGCTGATAGTAATGGTAAGTTTAATTTTAATGATTTAAAAGAAGGAACTTATCAGCTAAAGATTAATAAAAATGGTACTGAAGTGTATCATTCGGACAATATTTCATTAACCGAAAATAAGGTCCTTAATCCCATTGATCTCAATGTAAAATCTATTGAAGGAGTTACCATTACGAAAACCAAACCTCTGATTGAAAGGCAGGATGGAAAAATGATTATGAATGTTGAGAACAGTATTGCCAGCACCGGAAATTCTGCTTTTGAAGTTCTGGAAAAAGCTCCGGGAGTGAATATTGACAACAACGATAATATCAGCCTTCGCGGAAAAGGAAATCTTCTGATCCAGATCGATGGTAAAAACACACCCATGACCGGAAGTGATCTTGCCAATTACCTGAAAGGAATCCCCTCTTCTACTATTGATAAGATAGAATTCATCACCAATCCTTCTTCTAAATATGATGCAGCAGGATCTGCAATTATTAATATTAAGCTAAAAAAAGATCAGAGAAAAGGAACTAACGGAAGCATTTCTACATCTTTAGGTACAGGTAAGTATGTAAAAAACAACAACAGTTTCAGCATCAATCATAGAAATAAAAAGATCAATATCTTCGGAAATTACAGCTTTGCGTACAGGGAAGCTTACAATGGTCTGGTACTGGACAGAAACTTTTATGAAGACAATAATTTCAAAAAAGCATATGTACAGGACAATTATCTGAGATTTAAATTTAACAGCCATGTGGCCAAAGCAGGAATGGATTATTATCTGAACGACAAGAATGTGCTTGGCTTTTCTGTAGGACTGGTTTCCAACAAATTCAATGTGAACGGAGATAATTCCAATGTAACGCTCGGCAGCAGCTATCTTCCTGAAAGCTCATTTACGACAGTCAACAGATCGAATGACCGATGGACGAATCTTTCATTCAACCTGAATCATAAATACACAATTGATTCTCTGGGCTCTGATATTTCTACGGATTTTGACTACATCAATTACGCCAACACATCTTTGCAGAGCTTTGATACAAGAACGCATGAAATTGCCACCGGTACAGACAATCTGGACATTATTAAAGGAGATATGGACGGAAAGCTGAATATTTATTCTTTAAAATCTGATCTGACGAAAAACTTCAGCAACGACTGGAAACTGGAAAGCGGAGTGAAAACAAGTTTTGTAAAAACTGACAATGATCTGAAATTCTTCAATGCAAGTTCTGGGATTCTTATTCCGGATCTTAGTAAAACCAATCATTTCATTTATGAAGAAAACATCAATGCGGTGTATGGAAATGTCTCTAAAAAATGGGAAAAATTCAAAGCTACAGGTGGTTTAAGACTTGAAAACACCAATGTAAAAGGAACCCAGATCACCACCAATCAGATCAACAAAAGAAATTATACCCAGCTGTTCCCAAGCGCTGTTTTGAGTTATGATCTGACAGATAAAAGTAATCTTGAAATCAATTTCAGCAGAAGGATCACAAGGCCAAGTTATAACCAGCTGAATCCTTTTAAATTCTATCTTGATCCTACAACATTCAGGGCCGGAAACCCTGACCTGAATCCACAAATCACAATGAATTATGAACTGACCTACAGTCTCAGCAATAAGTATTTCGCCACGTTAAGCTACAGCAAGACCTCTGACAACATTACAGACATCTTAAAGCCTGTTACAGAAAACGGACAGGTAGTAACGGTACAAACCATAGAAAACCTAAGTTCTGCTTCTTATTTCGGATTAAACCTGATTGCTCCGATAAAAGTGACGAAATGGTGGGATATGAACAACAGTGCCAATTTCTACTATGGTTCTTACACTGGAAATGTTTCAGGAACACAGATCAATAATAAAGGGAATTTTACATTCAGTATTAACAGCATCAATTCCTTTAAGTTAGGAAATGGTTTCACTGCTGAACTTACCGGAAATTACAAAGCCAGAGAAGTGTATGCTTATCTGAATATGAGCCCGAACTGGTATCTGAATATCGGGGCACAGAAGAAGTTTAAAAATAACAGTGTTTTAAAACTGGCATTCACCGATGTATTTTTTACCAGTAATATCAAAGGACAGACGGTCTATAATGATTATATAGAAAACTTTGCGGTGAAAAGAGATACGCGTGTCGCTACGGTTTCTTATACTTACAATTTTGGTTCTTCCAAAAATGGGCAGCCCAGAAAAACGGGAGGTGCTGAAGATCTGAAACAGAGGATTGGAACGTAA
- a CDS encoding MarR family winged helix-turn-helix transcriptional regulator: MEKLNSIIFYNIDKAIRAYRNYAQRQLKAHGFTITIDQWLIIKAILENPGITQNEIGDLVFKDNASVTRIIDLMVKSEYITRHVHPEDRRKTHLEVTDSGVKVIKEVQNIVEKNRKIALKGISDEEMKIMYSALLKISENCLNPKK; encoded by the coding sequence ATGGAAAAATTAAATTCAATTATATTCTACAACATAGATAAAGCAATCCGAGCCTACAGAAACTATGCCCAGCGCCAGCTGAAAGCCCATGGTTTTACGATCACCATTGATCAGTGGCTCATCATCAAAGCGATTTTGGAAAACCCGGGAATTACCCAGAATGAGATTGGTGATCTTGTTTTTAAAGACAATGCTTCTGTGACCAGAATTATTGATTTAATGGTAAAATCCGAATATATCACAAGACATGTTCATCCTGAAGACCGAAGAAAAACCCATCTGGAAGTGACAGATTCGGGGGTAAAAGTGATTAAAGAGGTTCAGAATATAGTAGAAAAGAACCGTAAAATAGCTTTAAAGGGAATCAGTGATGAAGAAATGAAAATAATGTATTCAGCTTTACTGAAAATTTCAGAAAACTGTCTTAATCCTAAAAAGTAA